A window of Methylocaldum szegediense genomic DNA:
TGCGGGCTGACGCTCGTAAATCGCGGCCAAGACTTCCGTCCTGTGCTCAACGACGATTTGCAGTCGCATGGCTTCGTGGATTTCGATCATCTGCTTCGGAAGCCCGGTTCGAAGGTCGCTGAAGGCTCCTTCCATGACGCCGAAGAGTCCGGTGATGTTGTGCGGTATTTTGGTGCCACAGCCGAAACGATCATTGTTCACCGTCGAAAAGTAATATTCGAGATTGATGCCGGCTCCGACCGGGGCAGCCGCCAGCAGAATACTTTCGAGCGTGCTGCCGACGGAGTCCTGGGTAGGGTCATAGGAAATCAGAAAGACCCGACGATCGAGAAAAAGCCCTCGGGTGATGGAACGTCGGCCGATGACGGCCGCGGCATTGCTGGCATGCCCGTATTCGGGGCGGACCTGGCTGTAGTCAGCGGATCTCTCGACGACATGCTTCAAGGCAGCCATCGGCGGAAAATCTGGCGACGTCAGGTTTGCCAGGCGCCGACACCGCTCATGCGCAGAGTATGCACGTGCGGTTTCCAGCGTTTGCTTGAGGCGGTGGAATTCGGGTTGGAAGCGACCGGGAATGGCTTCCAGATCATACCAAGTCAACAGTTCGTTGCAGGTATCGTGCTGAGCCCCGACGAACCAGGTATCGTCCGGAATGGCAATACCTTTCTGCCGAAGTAGCTCGCGCACCTCGGGACGATTCGCCATCGCGGCTGCTACCCGTGCGTTAGGACCGCCTCGTTTTCCACCGCAGGCACCGCAGTCGTGGGCCGCTTCGTGTGGATTGTTCAAGCTGGTTGAGCCATGGCCGACCCAAACGACTATAGGTGCGAAGCCGGAGGTCAGGCCGATCGAACGCAACAAGGCGAAGATGCGATCGGCTTGTTCTTCATCCGTAAATCCGAGCTGGGGATGTTCGTGGCTCTTGGACTTGGAGGAAGCGGTGATCTCGGGATATGTGGGTACGGTGGGCAACAGCTTATTAAAAAGCCTTCCGACCAGTTTCTTGAAAGCGTAGGGCGCCCATACGATGCCGGACAGTACCGCCATCATGAAAGGGGCGAGCAGATCGGTCAGCACAGCCGAAGACAGAAGATTGCGCCGCAGCTCGGAGTGAAAAATCTGTTCGAAGCGGTGCAGAAGATGGCGTGTCCGATCGCCATGCCGGGAGATGCTCTCGTAGCTCGGGCGGACCGCTTCTCTCACCTCGTGATTGGGCGTCACCACCACGGGGCAAAGGGGAATGGGCTTTTCATCGTGCAAGCCGCGCCAGTACATGGCGATACCGAAGAAACCGGCGGTTCCCAGTGTTTCGATACTGGGATCGAGTTCTTCCAGATGGCGGCGGAACGCTTCTTCTCGCTCGTCCATGCAGAAAACGACCTGTGCCGTCGGACGTTTGTCTTGTGGCTTCGAAGGTTTCAGCTTGCGATTGTTAACCAGCGCGTTGAACAGTCGTTCGCGATAACGTCTCTCATACGCGGTGAGCCAGATAAAACCACGCGTGGACGAGGACAATTCGCTCGCCGCGGCGAGTAGGGCTTCACAGGACTGCAACGAAAGCGAACCGACGTCATGACCCGAAAGGCCCAGATGCTGAGCCAAGCGGAACAAACGCCAGCCGCTGTCGTGAATGGTCAGCCGGTGGGGTTTCTCCGCCAGCGAGCTGTGCTTCCAGGTCGAGATCATGTCCGCAACCGACCACCAACGGTCACGATCGAAGTTTCCGGGGCGCGATTCGGCGACCAATTGCTGCGCCGCGTCCGCCAGATACTCGGGCAGATTGCCATTGAACAGAGCATGGCGCACGAGGAGTTCGGGCGGATTTCGTTCGAAATAGGCGTGCAAGGACGGCCAAGTGCCCGCGATGCCCCAGGTTTCCTGGCAAAGCCCTTCGATGACGATTCGGTCCAAGACCAATCGAATGGCGAGATAATCCATGAGCGAGGCGGGCGCTTCCCGGTTGGCCTCGTAATCGGGATGATGCTGCCGCCAATTGATCATGCCCGACCAGCCGGGAATTTCCAGAGCGATTCGCTCTAAATAGGTCTCCCAGCGATCTTCTGGAAGGCCTATCCGCACAAGTTCCGCATGAACCGCATCGACGGCGAGTTCCGGCAAAGCCGATACGACTTCCCGCCAATCCGGAAAATCGCTGAGACCGAGTGAGAAATCATAAGGCGCTGAACGACGCCATGCCGAGTACAGTCCTTCCGAGCGGTCGGCCGCATGCCAAGCCGCAAGCCCCTCGTCCAAATGGGAGGCACAAAAACGGATCAGTATCGGTCGGACCGTGTCGAGCACATCCCGTCCGGTTAACGTCAGGAGCAACCCGCGCAGCGAAATGCCGTGGCCGACGTCGGCGAAGAGTGTATCGGAGAGCGCGCGGGCCTCCGCTTTCATTTTTTGCCGCGCGAGAGTGGTACTGGACTTAGCGCCTGTGGATGATAGTCCGGATTCGCTCAACAAGCTTTCGGCTTGACGGACGGTGAGATCGGTTAAGTCTTCAGGGTGAGGTGCGGTCTGGTCCAATCCGAGAACTCGTAAGGTGGCATTCCACAACTCACGGATCAGTGTACTTTCCTGTAGCGCCTCCGAATTTCCCGTCACACGTTTGACCGAGTCCATGAGGAGGCGGCGTGCATCGGGCGGGATATCGCTTTGAAACCGGTCGAGTACCCCCATTTCCTCGATCAGCCAATTCAACTGGCTCGGCGTGACGGCGTCCACGCCGTAGACCATGGCGATGCGATAAACATCCTTCCGAAGGATCGTTCGATCGCCGACTCGAAGCAGCACTTCGTCACCTTTGAGTTGCGGTGACTCGGCGAAGGCGGCGGCCAGATCCTCATCGAGAATCCGGCCCTGGGAGTAGAACTTCCGGAATTCTTCTTCAGGCAAGTAGCCTCTGATGCCGGTCAGTTGTTCGACGGCTTCTAGGGCCTCTTGAAATGGCAGATGCTGAAAACCGTGCAGCGTATTGTGATGCACGAAGTTCATGATCGGCGCCTGTCCCGGCAAGATATGATCGAGGTGGTCCACCGCCTCCTGCAACCGCCGGCGGATGTCGGGCCTTGTAGCTTTCGATTTGGGCGATAGCACTCTAGGTTCCTCAGTAATTCTTGTCATTGAAAACCATGCTGAGTTGATTGACGGAGGCGTCTGTCAACGACACCATCGGACCTGGCATGAGTCCCAGTGCCATGATACCTGCTGCCAAAACTCCGGCGGCGACGAGCTCGTGGCTGCGCAGATCGTGGACATTTTGCATTTCCGGCCGCATTGGACCCGTAAACAGCCTGGCGGCAGTTCGGATGGCGTAGGACGCGCCTATGAGTACACCGACGCTCGCAAAGAGCATGATCCATCCGAAACTCTGAAACCCGCCGATGATGGCATGGAGTTCTGCCACGAAACCTGCCGAGCCCGGCAACCCCATGGACGCGAGTAGGGCCAGGGTCGTAAAGAAGGCGAAGCGCGGGGTCACTTGCACCAGGGAACTGTAATCCGTGATTTCCCGGGTATGGGTGCGCTCGTAGAGAAGACCGATCAATAGGAATAGCGCACCGGCAATGAGACCGTGGGCGGTCATCTGCAACACGGCGCCTAGCAACCCGGCTTGATTGAGCGCCGCAATGCCGATCAGCACGACACCCATGTGACTAATAGAGGAATAGGCGATCATGGCCTTGAGATCGGTCTGCCGCCAGGCGAGTAACGCTCCGTATACGAGGCTGACC
This region includes:
- a CDS encoding DUF2309 domain-containing protein — its product is MTRITEEPRVLSPKSKATRPDIRRRLQEAVDHLDHILPGQAPIMNFVHHNTLHGFQHLPFQEALEAVEQLTGIRGYLPEEEFRKFYSQGRILDEDLAAAFAESPQLKGDEVLLRVGDRTILRKDVYRIAMVYGVDAVTPSQLNWLIEEMGVLDRFQSDIPPDARRLLMDSVKRVTGNSEALQESTLIRELWNATLRVLGLDQTAPHPEDLTDLTVRQAESLLSESGLSSTGAKSSTTLARQKMKAEARALSDTLFADVGHGISLRGLLLTLTGRDVLDTVRPILIRFCASHLDEGLAAWHAADRSEGLYSAWRRSAPYDFSLGLSDFPDWREVVSALPELAVDAVHAELVRIGLPEDRWETYLERIALEIPGWSGMINWRQHHPDYEANREAPASLMDYLAIRLVLDRIVIEGLCQETWGIAGTWPSLHAYFERNPPELLVRHALFNGNLPEYLADAAQQLVAESRPGNFDRDRWWSVADMISTWKHSSLAEKPHRLTIHDSGWRLFRLAQHLGLSGHDVGSLSLQSCEALLAAASELSSSTRGFIWLTAYERRYRERLFNALVNNRKLKPSKPQDKRPTAQVVFCMDEREEAFRRHLEELDPSIETLGTAGFFGIAMYWRGLHDEKPIPLCPVVVTPNHEVREAVRPSYESISRHGDRTRHLLHRFEQIFHSELRRNLLSSAVLTDLLAPFMMAVLSGIVWAPYAFKKLVGRLFNKLLPTVPTYPEITASSKSKSHEHPQLGFTDEEQADRIFALLRSIGLTSGFAPIVVWVGHGSTSLNNPHEAAHDCGACGGKRGGPNARVAAAMANRPEVRELLRQKGIAIPDDTWFVGAQHDTCNELLTWYDLEAIPGRFQPEFHRLKQTLETARAYSAHERCRRLANLTSPDFPPMAALKHVVERSADYSQVRPEYGHASNAAAVIGRRSITRGLFLDRRVFLISYDPTQDSVGSTLESILLAAAPVGAGINLEYYFSTVNNDRFGCGTKIPHNITGLFGVMEGAFSDLRTGLPKQMIEIHEAMRLQIVVEHRTEVLAAIYERQPALQELIGNGWVLLSAIDPDSGEISMFVPGRGFVPWNQELEPLPVVERSTDWYVGHTEALPPALIQQTSAGVSYA